In Mycobacterium stomatepiae, the following are encoded in one genomic region:
- the pptT gene encoding 4'-phosphopantetheinyl transferase PptT, which produces MTADTLVSSVLPATSEVAHSMAYSELYSDPPGLAPLPEEEPLVAKSVAKRRNEFITVRYCARIALGELGLPPVPILKGDKGEPCWPDGVVGSLTHCTGYRGAVVGRSAVVRSVGIDAEPHDVLPSGVLDAISLPAERNEIPQAMPGGLHWDRILFCAKEATYKAWFPLTKRWLGFEDARISFEADGPAGGTFVSQILIDPEALSGPPLTALRGRWSVDRGIVLTAIVL; this is translated from the coding sequence ATGACCGCGGACACGCTGGTGTCGTCGGTGTTGCCGGCGACCTCCGAAGTGGCGCATTCGATGGCGTATTCGGAGCTGTACTCCGACCCGCCCGGTCTGGCGCCGTTACCCGAAGAGGAGCCGTTGGTCGCCAAGTCGGTTGCCAAGCGGCGCAACGAGTTCATCACCGTCCGGTACTGCGCGCGCATCGCGCTGGGCGAGCTGGGCCTACCGCCGGTGCCAATCCTCAAGGGCGACAAGGGAGAACCCTGCTGGCCCGACGGCGTGGTCGGCAGCCTCACTCACTGCACGGGGTATCGCGGCGCGGTGGTGGGGCGCAGCGCCGTGGTGCGCTCGGTGGGCATCGACGCCGAACCGCACGACGTGTTGCCCAGCGGCGTGCTGGATGCGATCAGCCTGCCCGCCGAGCGCAACGAAATTCCCCAGGCAATGCCCGGCGGTCTGCATTGGGATCGAATCCTGTTCTGCGCCAAGGAAGCAACGTACAAGGCGTGGTTCCCACTGACCAAGCGATGGCTGGGCTTCGAAGACGCCCGCATCAGTTTCGAGGCCGACGGACCGGCGGGCGGCACGTTTGTCTCGCAGATTCTGATCGATCCGGAGGCGCTGTCGGGTCCGCCGCTGACCGCGCTGCGCGGTCGCTGGTCGGTCGACCGCGGGATCGTGCTCACCGCGATCGTGCTATGA
- the truB gene encoding tRNA pseudouridine(55) synthase TruB, translating into MTESPTGPGILVVDKPAGMTSHDVVGRCRRIFSTRRVGHAGTLDPMATGVLVLGIDRATKILGLLTASGKSYAATIRLGQTTSTEDAEGELLHSISASHLTDEVIATAVAALRGDIEQVPSAVSAIKVGGRRAYQLVREGEAVDLKARPVRIDRFEVSATRRPGSLIDLDVDVDCSSGTYIRALARDLGNALGVGGHLTSLRRTRVGRFGLDQARTLEELVAQPRLSWTLDDACLLVFPRRVLTPDEAQATGHGRPLSPAGIDGVYAASDDAGRVIALLRDEGSRTKSVVVIRPATL; encoded by the coding sequence ATGACCGAAAGCCCCACCGGCCCAGGCATTCTCGTCGTCGACAAGCCGGCCGGTATGACCAGCCACGACGTGGTGGGGCGCTGCCGGCGAATCTTTTCCACCCGGCGGGTGGGCCACGCCGGCACCCTGGACCCGATGGCCACCGGCGTGCTGGTGCTCGGAATCGACCGGGCCACCAAGATCCTCGGCCTGTTGACGGCGTCGGGCAAGTCGTACGCCGCCACAATCCGCCTGGGCCAGACCACCTCCACCGAAGATGCCGAAGGTGAACTGCTGCACAGTATTTCGGCCTCGCATTTGACCGACGAGGTGATCGCGACGGCCGTTGCCGCGCTGCGCGGCGACATCGAGCAGGTGCCGTCGGCGGTCAGTGCGATCAAGGTCGGCGGCCGTCGCGCCTATCAATTAGTCCGCGAGGGGGAGGCCGTCGACCTCAAGGCCCGCCCGGTGCGCATCGACCGGTTCGAGGTGTCGGCTACGCGGCGGCCCGGCTCGCTGATCGACCTCGACGTCGACGTCGACTGCTCGTCGGGCACCTACATCCGTGCACTGGCCCGCGACCTGGGCAACGCGCTCGGGGTGGGCGGGCATCTGACGTCGTTGCGGCGCACCCGCGTCGGGCGCTTCGGGCTCGACCAGGCGCGCACACTCGAGGAACTCGTCGCGCAGCCGCGGCTGAGCTGGACCCTGGACGACGCTTGCCTGCTGGTGTTCCCGCGCCGGGTGCTGACCCCCGACGAGGCGCAGGCGACCGGCCACGGCCGGCCGTTGTCACCGGCCGGAATCGACGGTGTGTATGCCGCCAGCGACGACGCCGGCCGGGTGATCGCGCTGCTGCGCGACGAGGGTTCGCGGACCAAGTCCGTCGTGGTGATTCGCCCCGCGACCCTCTAG
- a CDS encoding DUF3558 domain-containing protein, with protein MFSKVRLLGALGAVMTAVIAGTVGLHSAPPPASGKTVDLRSTAQPMETTMKSPIIATTDPSPFDPCRDIPFDALQRLGLAFTPPEPQDGLRCQLDAGNYQLAVEPIIWRTYEQSLPADALETTIQGHRAATYWVLKPTYHNSYWFFSCMVGFKTSYGVLQQALFYSTVYSNPEVDCPSTNLQRANDLTPYYKF; from the coding sequence ATGTTCAGCAAGGTGCGCCTGCTCGGGGCGCTCGGTGCGGTGATGACAGCGGTCATAGCGGGCACCGTGGGCTTGCACAGCGCGCCGCCGCCTGCCAGCGGCAAGACCGTGGATCTGCGGTCCACCGCGCAGCCGATGGAAACCACTATGAAGAGCCCGATCATCGCGACCACCGATCCGAGCCCGTTCGATCCGTGCCGGGACATCCCGTTCGACGCTTTGCAGCGGCTAGGGCTGGCGTTCACCCCGCCGGAGCCCCAGGACGGGCTGCGCTGCCAGCTCGATGCGGGTAACTACCAGCTGGCCGTCGAGCCCATCATCTGGCGCACCTATGAGCAGTCCCTGCCGGCGGACGCCCTCGAGACCACGATCCAGGGACACCGCGCCGCCACGTACTGGGTGCTCAAGCCAACCTACCACAACAGCTACTGGTTCTTCTCCTGCATGGTGGGCTTCAAGACCAGCTACGGGGTGCTGCAGCAGGCGCTGTTCTACTCGACGGTTTACTCCAACCCCGAGGTCGACTGCCCGTCCACCAACCTGCAACGGGCCAACGACCTCACGCCGTACTACAAGTTCTAG
- a CDS encoding CocE/NonD family hydrolase — MSMTSTRPAEPALHSLTQAGVSAAGRLLGLRPATTGYTVNRIEVPMRDGARLVADHYAPATSTPAGSVLVRGPYGRAFPFSSVFARPYAARGYHVVLQSVRGTFGSADDFEPMVNEAADGADTAAWLVKQPWFTGRFATIGLSYLGFTQWALLQDPPPELAAAVVSVGPHDFHAAIWDTGSFTTDFLAWSYMVSRQEDPSRLRAGIRQLQAPRKLTQAAAGRPFGESARALLGTRAPWFESWVEHRDQDDAFWERMRCDAALDRVQVPVLLTGGWQDVFIGQTLQQYAHLRRRGVDVALTVGPWTHTQMLTKGLATNVRETLEWLDIHLGGSTTASRSSRVRVCVTGQGWHNLPDWPPVTSPRALYLRPGRYLDDTSPTDLPKLPPATFRYDPADPTPTIGGPLLSIAGGYRDDSRLALRDDVLTFNSATLLHDLGVYGSPVVELAHHADNPHVDLFVRVSEVDAKGRSRNVSDGYRRLSAPAKTVKIELDPIAHRFRAGSRIRLLITGSWFPRYAPNPGTGEPTLTARQSKPATHTIAYGRSRLLLPVGPLDPSANGVANPGGDRG, encoded by the coding sequence GTGAGCATGACATCGACCCGACCCGCCGAGCCCGCGCTGCACAGCCTGACCCAGGCCGGCGTCAGTGCCGCGGGCCGGCTCCTGGGTCTGCGGCCGGCCACCACCGGCTACACCGTGAATCGAATCGAAGTCCCGATGCGCGACGGGGCGCGGCTGGTGGCCGATCACTACGCACCGGCCACGTCCACGCCGGCCGGCAGCGTGCTGGTCCGCGGACCCTACGGGCGTGCGTTTCCGTTCTCGTCGGTGTTCGCCCGGCCCTATGCCGCCCGCGGTTACCACGTGGTGCTGCAGAGTGTGCGTGGCACGTTCGGGTCCGCGGATGATTTCGAGCCGATGGTCAACGAGGCCGCCGACGGCGCCGATACCGCCGCCTGGCTGGTCAAGCAGCCCTGGTTCACCGGCCGCTTCGCCACCATCGGGCTGTCGTATCTGGGTTTCACGCAGTGGGCGTTGCTGCAAGACCCGCCGCCGGAGCTGGCCGCGGCCGTCGTCTCCGTGGGCCCGCACGACTTCCACGCCGCGATATGGGATACCGGCTCGTTCACCACTGACTTTCTCGCGTGGAGCTACATGGTGTCCCGGCAGGAGGACCCCAGTCGCCTCCGGGCCGGAATCCGCCAGCTGCAGGCTCCCCGCAAGCTCACGCAGGCTGCCGCCGGGCGGCCGTTCGGTGAGTCGGCACGCGCACTGCTCGGCACCCGGGCACCGTGGTTCGAATCCTGGGTGGAGCACCGCGATCAGGACGACGCGTTCTGGGAGCGAATGCGGTGCGACGCCGCGCTGGATCGCGTCCAGGTGCCGGTGCTGCTGACCGGTGGCTGGCAAGACGTCTTCATTGGCCAGACGTTGCAGCAGTACGCGCACCTGCGCCGCCGCGGCGTGGACGTGGCGCTCACGGTCGGGCCCTGGACCCACACCCAGATGCTCACCAAGGGGTTGGCGACCAACGTCCGCGAGACCTTGGAGTGGCTGGACATCCATTTGGGGGGCAGCACGACAGCGAGCCGGTCCAGCAGGGTTCGGGTCTGCGTCACCGGCCAGGGCTGGCACAACCTGCCCGACTGGCCGCCGGTCACTTCGCCGCGCGCGCTGTATCTGCGGCCCGGCCGCTACCTGGACGACACGTCGCCGACCGACCTGCCGAAGCTGCCGCCGGCGACGTTCCGCTACGATCCCGCCGACCCGACACCGACGATCGGCGGTCCGCTGTTGTCCATAGCCGGCGGTTACCGCGACGACAGCCGCCTCGCGCTGCGCGACGACGTCCTGACGTTCAACAGCGCGACCCTGCTGCACGATCTGGGCGTGTACGGCAGTCCGGTCGTCGAGCTGGCACACCACGCCGACAATCCGCACGTCGACCTGTTCGTCCGGGTCAGCGAGGTCGACGCGAAGGGCCGGTCGCGCAACGTCAGCGACGGTTACCGGCGGCTGAGCGCGCCCGCGAAGACCGTCAAGATCGAACTCGACCCGATCGCGCACCGCTTCCGCGCCGGCTCGCGCATCCGGCTGCTGATCACCGGCAGCTGGTTTCCGCGCTACGCGCCCAACCCGGGCACCGGCGAACCGACGCTGACGGCCCGGCAATCGAAGCCGGCCACCCACACCATCGCCTATGGACGCTCCCGGCTGCTGCTTCCGGTCGGCCCGCTCGACCCCTCAGCCAACGGCGTCGCGAACCCGGGCGGCGACCGCGGCTAG
- a CDS encoding metallophosphoesterase family protein, which translates to MTRDSTNGAQPTPQPTLWAVSDLHTGHLGNKPITESLHPSSPEDWLIVAGDVAERTDEIRWALDLLRRRFAKVIWVPGNHELWTTNRDPMQVFGKARYDYLVNICDEMGVITPDHPYPVWTERGGPATIVPMFLLYDYTFLPEGARSKAEGLEIARQQNVVATDEFLLSSEPYPTRDAWCRERVDITRARLEQLDWMTPTVLVNHFPLVREPCDALFYPEFSLWCGTTKTADWHTRYNAICSVYGHLHIPRTTWYDDVRFEEVSVGYPREWRRRKPYTWLRQVLPDPQYAPGYLNDFGGHFVITPEMKAQAAQFREKLRQRQSR; encoded by the coding sequence GTGACACGGGACTCGACTAACGGTGCGCAGCCGACCCCCCAACCGACACTGTGGGCGGTATCCGACTTGCACACAGGTCACTTGGGTAATAAGCCGATCACCGAATCGCTGCATCCGTCCTCGCCTGAGGACTGGCTGATCGTCGCCGGAGACGTCGCCGAGCGCACCGACGAGATCCGCTGGGCCCTTGACCTGCTGCGACGCCGGTTCGCCAAGGTGATCTGGGTGCCGGGCAACCACGAGCTGTGGACCACCAATCGCGATCCGATGCAGGTGTTCGGCAAGGCGCGCTACGACTACCTGGTCAACATCTGCGACGAGATGGGCGTGATCACGCCGGATCATCCTTACCCGGTGTGGACCGAACGCGGTGGCCCGGCCACGATCGTGCCGATGTTTCTGCTCTACGACTACACCTTCTTGCCAGAGGGGGCGCGGAGCAAAGCCGAAGGCCTGGAAATCGCACGCCAGCAAAACGTGGTGGCCACCGACGAATTCCTGCTCTCGTCGGAGCCGTACCCCACCCGCGACGCGTGGTGTCGCGAGCGGGTGGACATCACCCGGGCGCGGTTGGAGCAACTCGACTGGATGACACCGACCGTCCTGGTGAACCATTTCCCGCTGGTGCGCGAGCCCTGCGACGCGCTGTTCTATCCGGAGTTCTCGCTGTGGTGCGGGACCACCAAGACCGCCGACTGGCACACCCGCTACAACGCCATCTGCTCGGTCTACGGCCACCTGCACATCCCGCGGACCACCTGGTACGACGACGTGCGTTTCGAAGAAGTCTCGGTCGGCTACCCGCGCGAATGGCGGCGCCGCAAGCCGTACACCTGGCTGCGTCAGGTGCTGCCGGACCCGCAGTACGCGCCGGGCTACCTCAACGACTTCGGCGGGCACTTCGTGATCACTCCCGAGATGAAGGCGCAGGCCGCGCAGTTCCGGGAGAAATTGCGGCAGCGGCAATCGCGATGA